The Malus domestica chromosome 08, GDT2T_hap1 genomic interval AGGTGAGATGCTCAAGGTATAAACTCgcatttcattcttctcatcaAATAAAGCAACCTTCAAGGCTTTCCAAATGTCAGTTACAGTCGGTAATCGAGTATATTGCTTTATCAGTTTTGGCTTCATGTAGGATAGAAGCCAGTTCTTGACTTTCTGGTCCTCAGAGTACCAATCATCGTACATAGGATTGTCTTCGGCTGAAGCCTTACTTGAGCCACAAAAATATCGCAACTTCTTTCTTCCGATTAGGGATGGACAACTGTTATGGTGGGAGGTTAACcgtggttatttacccataactgttccgtataaccgtttacctgttGAGTAATTGCATAAACagttatactcatacccataaccgtttataaacagttaaccatacccataaccatgtACCCATTTAAAACCGTGTACctatttaaccataaccgtttacccatttaaccataaccatacccgtttacccatttttgAACCcatttatcaatttttttttgtctattttcccatttttttcacccgtctacatgttttttttttttttaacaacttgaaaattacaaaagaaaatttgtcataattttcattttctgacaTTAAACAAGTTTGCTTATCCAGGTGCAACGAGGGAGCACATCCATTCTAGTCAATGTGGTTACACTCATGCCATAGGCGGAGCTACAAAGGGACCAGAATAGTCATGGGCCCATTCTGCCTTTTTTCTTGATACAATAACATATTGTTGTTGCTGCTGTTTATCAGTGGAATACTATTAAATTCAAGTGTGCCCCTTTTTAATCTAAACTCTCTTTTCCTTTTACATGCCCCGTTTTTCACTCCATCACTCTTATTTCAGTGCAGACTTCATTTCCCCTCCTTTTGCTATCAACTTTTCTTTGTCATTTCTTTAGTCCTTTTGTTATATTTTCAAATCTTTCATGCTTAACTCTTACTCGTATTCAAGTGTTTGAGTTTGTACAATGTTTTTAGTTCTTTGTACTAAATTTGATTGGTTTTCCAAATGTGCAATATACTACAACTTTTCATGTTATGAGGCCCCTTCTCACATAAAATTCTAGCTCATCTACTGACTCATGCCAGCATGCAGTAATGTATCTTAAACATTAAACATTGACAAATACACAAATTATGAAAATTCTCACTTGAAATACTTAAACTTTActgactcaaatgtaattaaatTAAGGAGGAAACAAGCAATTGATCAAAGCAAGTTGATGATATTCATGGGGTTTGCACGTTTCAGGCAGGGAATCAAAACGCACCGCATCAAGcaataataaaataactaaacacgaCATAGACAAACCCGTGTTCACCTGGGCTCTGATCAGCTGTGCTGGTCCACTCGGAATCCCTGCTGAAGTCCTCTGCTCGGCTTGATGTTGAGATAGAGAGTGAGATCTGGAGAGGGGAAAGGGCAGCGAGGGACGAGGCATTTGAGACTCTGAGTCTGGCGGAAAGAttgaaaatttagggtttttaatttttttttaaaattttacatatattaaattaggcctaatcggataaatggtcacCGTGGTCATAAAGTATTCGAAACATAGCCCCTatggtaaaaaaattatgatttaaacccatgtggtctaagtctgttaggatttatatCCAATATTAAAACTTCTGTCATTCCTCCATTAGTAGCATGCATGTGAGTCTCATATGTGAGAATAAGATGGTCATTTCATAGTTAGTAGCATGCCAATAGCTTAGCTAAAACCCTCATGACGTTCCCAATTCTAAAGCACGAACAAAATTCTTTTATTGAAATCAAAGGTTTGGTTCCTGTTTGAAAAGCCACATCGATGGCTAAGCGAAGAATTGAGGGAGACGGCGCACCAACATACTCAGGTATTGTTGCAATCTTGATAACTTTAGGTGATTGTTCTATTTTGAAAATGGTTTGTTCGTAATCATATCCACCATGTGCAGTTTTATGCTtgaaagtttttttcttttttccagtCGGTCTCCTCCTTATTATGCTTCAAaggcttttccttttttcagTCGGTTTCTCTTTTTTTCCAGTCGGTCTCCTCCTTATTATGCTtgaaagttttttcttttttctagtcGGTCTCCTTCTTAGTGGTATATATAGGGGTTTATGTGTAGGGTTTTGAAAGAGAAGAAGGCAACAAAAAGGAAACAAACAAAGCAAACTAGAAGGCAAAAACCCAATTAGTTGTTTAATAGCAGTAGAACAAATCTTATTGCTTTTTTGGATTCCACATTCCATCGCTTGTCGGTTACCTTTGAAGAAGGAGTAACAGCATCAATCAAGATGGAAGCGATGAAATGGGGGATGAAATGACCATCTTATCCTCACATGTGATACTCACATGCATGATACTAACATAGGAATGACGGAAGTTTCAATTTTAggtataaatcctaacagacttagaccacaagggtttaaatctgaatctttttaccacaggggctaCCTTCCGCATACCGTATGACCACGGGAActatttatccgattaggcctattaaattaaatgggtaaatggatacATAATATAACCGCGGGTAATACCGATAACCGATTAATATCCGTTATAACTACGGTTAATACCTATAACCGCCAATTTAAATTTCAAGGATATacagttatacccataaccgtttgttCGTCTAAaaggttacccataaccataatcGTGAACTTTAAATAGACGGGTAACCGTCGTTATCCAAACCCATCAAACTCATGTGTATTTTGCCTATCCCTACTTCCGACTATATGCATCTCAATGAGAAGTGCTCATAGGTCATAGTTGTGTTCATCTTGCAACACTCTAATATTAAAATTGAGTTGTTTGACAGAACAACAACCGAGGCAACGAAAGACTGGATTTCGGTGGTATCGGTGTTGGACTTCTCTACCATTGGAGCGGTAAACAATCGATTCCTGGAGATCGAATCGAGTAGACCTGCTCAGTCAAAGCAGAGGATCGAAGACAAGAGGAATCAAGCAACGGCTGTTTTTTGCGTTTTTTGGGCTGGTCGCTCAAACAGAGCAACACGACATaggattagggttttgaaatttaatttatttttattaaacagGCGTTGGTGCTAGTCGATTTTGAGAATAATGCTTCTATTCTTCTTATAAGGAGGTGATATTTATACAATACAATAAATACGTTAACCAACACTTCAATAATAATTCAATAACCAACAACTAcataatttagtttacaaaatttaatttaaaattttgatctgcACTTTTTAAATTGCAATTGATTATGCGACTGAATGTCAAATATGAGTGTGGAGTAAGATTCCTGCCTCAACTGAATAATCACTGgacataaaaatattaaaaatgcaAGACTCTCTGCTTTCAAAATGCCTTCAAGCTTGAGAGAAAGAAGCCACAGTTTCCTGTCCCACAATGCTGCTTTTCGTGTTGGTCTTGTCTCTTGTGGCTCAAGCCTGCTCAGCATCTCCAACTAcccaacaaccaaacaaaaaaacagaTCAACATCTCAAAAGCATATTCATCCTGGCCGGACAGAGTAACATGGCGGGTCGAGGCGGCGTGGTTAACGACACCACCACAGGCATTGCCACCTGGGACGGTGTTGTGCCGCCAGAGTGCCGCCCCAACCCATCAGTCTTCCGGCTCAATGTGAATCTCACGTGGGTTAAAGCAAGCGAGCCTCTCCATGCCGACATTGACGTGGAGAAGACCAATGGGATTGGACCCGGCATGGCGTTTGCCAATGCGGTATTGGCCAATCACTCTAGTACCGTTGGTCAGATTGGGTTAGTTCCCTGTGCGATCGGCGGTACTAACATAACCCAGTGGAGACGTGGCTCCTTTCTGTACAACCAGATGATCAGGAGGGCCAAGGCTTCGTTGCAGAATGGTGGTTCGATCAGAGCACTTCTGTGGTATCAGGGCGAGAGCGATACAGCTAGTAGAGAAGACGCTCTGTCTTATAAAAACAGATTGGTAACTTTTTTGGGGGATGTACGTTTGGATCTGCAATCTCCTGATCTCCCAGTAATCCAGGTACGATTACTTAGTATTGTTAATTAAGTACTCAGTTTTTGTTTATACAAACGATAAAATTCTGGTGTGGCATTCGAATGTAAGAGTACGAACACACCGGCAACTCGCGCAACTCACATTAATACTTGGTTTTGCTCTTTTAGATTTTCAGCTTCTTGCCTCAGCTTCCATTTATTCCTTGATCTCGTTAATCCAAATTTAGCAAAGGCAGGTTTTCCTAATTTCTGTATGATGTCACGTTGTTAGCTAGGTTTAGATATTTTTAAAATGTAAGTTGTTGAAGTCGGTATCACTgttaactaatttaattacaagtttgatCGATTCCTAGGTAAACCTAGTGCAACTTGGTATTTCTTAGTGTGATATGAATTATATCCAATTGAActggttaaaaaaattaataagggaaTTCACATCTAAGCTTAGAGTTGAAATGAAGAGACATAATTGAATTGATGTTACGAACGCGTTTAActtcaaatgttcttaaaaCAATGGACGTCTTGCAAAGAGAATTTCCGGTCAGATAGCATATGACTTTATATAAATTAGTGATGGACTAATTAGTTGGTTGATAATGGTGTGTCTGCAACTCTAGAAATAACAGTGCGGGATGTGTGTTGGTTATATAGGTGGCTCTAGCATCCGGGTATGAAGCAACACTGATAGAGATAGTTAGAGAAGCCCAGCTGGGAATCGACCTTCTAAACGTGAGAACCGTCGACGCCAAAGGTCTGCCACTGGAGCCTGATGGCTTACACCTCACTACCCCTGCCCAGGTTGAACTTGGGAAAATGTTGGCTGATGCGTATCTTCAGTTCCTGCCCATCGCCATAAGTAATGCTCCTGCAACATACCCTAATTATGTTTTCCATTTTGTACTTTATTTGCTACTGAAATTTCTCACCACGAGCTAGCTAACTTGTTGCTTGATTCATAGTGTTTACAAATTGAAATGTTTGTATTTATTAGGGTAATGGCCAGGCTACTATCTTATGATTGACTTTGTACTATGATACACAGGGGCGGAGCTACATGGAGGCTAGAATATGTCTGGACCTATTTTGGAATTTCACCCATTTAGACGTGTTGTTTCCTGGTATATTCAATAAGGAGTATATGGTCCATTGGTGGAGTAGAGTTTAAAGTTTCCAACGAGCCATGGGTTTGAGACTTTTTTATGCAAACAATTTTCTGATTCTTTTACCATCAAGCTTTATAACTAGCCTTCTGTTTTATCATATAAGCCTTCTGATGCCAataacctttttatttttttaaactaattccttttttttttttgtcaattcatataaaacaacaTCTATACAATTTAGAGGAAGATCTAATTATGTTGAAAGAAAAATCTCATAGTAACAGTTTTGAGCCAACCATGActttaattttttgttcaaaTCTAATATGttaatcatttttattattaaagcTCGTAAACAAGCTCTGTTCTTATGATATAATGAACTCAATACTAATTTTGTTCATACAAATGTTAAAGCTTCATCATTCttgtttgattaaaattttcatgacaATACAAAGCAACAACAAAAAACCTTAGATTGTTCTCCAATTAATTATACTTGTAACTactttttttctaattataCATGTAATGCATTTTTGGCTCCGCCACTAATGATATACATATTATTTTTGTAGCGCATGCAATAAGTAGTAACTGACCATAAAATTGTTTCATCTCTGCTAATTAATTTCGTTTTATGATCCTTGTGCTTCAAGCATTAGCATGGTAAATAATAGCTAAAAGAGCATCTCCAAGAGATGCTGTAAAACAACTAATACTCTATTTTaaacttgttaaaaaaaaatattctattAAATAGTCATATTCAAAAAATTCATGTTGTAAAATAGTCTCTCTTATAGCAAATGAACAATCACTCTTTAAATTTAGAGTGTAACTGTTCATGTTGTTAAAATAATTTGTTGTTAGAGGTGAAAAGGTCAACTGAGTAgctaaataataattttttatattgttcatttattagttaaaaaaaaatagaatttttgttAGAGATGCTCTAATGCGCTTATCAAATGGTACGAATTCATCAACTGAGATGAAAAAGTATGAAGAACTCAAATCCAAAAGGCCCAACAAttcattaaaaggaaaactaatgaaaagttcaaaaaactttagttttaatgaaaaagacaaataaaaatgtagtgaatagtatcaggaaaaggtaaaaatgtgatttttcattaaaatgaacagtatcgaGAATGTTTCGTGAAAACTCCCCTCATTAAACCGAGTCAATTGGGTGCCTATGTAAGTAGGGGTGGTATTGGTACGATTACCATACCAAAACCCATGTACATACCATACTAAATTTTCTATATGGCAAAATCTATTACTATTACCGTGCCAAACTTTTGGTATAACGAATTTCGGCATGCCAAATAGTTTGGTTGGCATGGTAAAGTAATGACAATTACCACTTTGTTTTGGGctaaaatttggttttttttcccaacccaattcaaggccCAAGCGTGTTTTGGCCACTCCTCTTGGGTttctaaaactttttttatttaattacgcGAATTTTATAGAGattcattcaagaaaaaaagaagtaaaTAGATGAAAGAATTGCTGAAAGAACTCAGCATTCCTAAAGAAAAAGTACAAAGATTCCTAActactagagagagagagtcgccGGAATGGGAGCAACAGAGATGAAGTCGATGACAAAATGAGTGAAAATATGAATTCGCAAAGGCAAGAAGGCTTAGGTCTTTTTATTGGAAAAATAGAGGTTAAATGGTGAGATGATGATTTTGGAtaaatgaaaaaatatatatatataaagtgcatatataatgataataataatatctaattatatataaatgaataaataaatgatataatattaataataatggTACAGTACGGTATACTATTGATAATGATTTTGAATACTATTActgtaccaaaaatatataatacGGTACAAATATCGTACCATTACCAATGGTACAAATTTTTTTGCACAACTTTAATATGGTACGATTGGTATGGTAATTTGGCATAAAAATATACCTGTTCCTGCTTTGATCATGGGCTGGCTCTAAAAGCGACAAGAACTCAACCCATATATCCAAATACCCAATTAAATTCAATCCGAATGAGGCCTAACAATTCTGTGTATTGTGGATAATGGGAAGTCTCTGGCTTCTGACAACGTATGTTCATCAAGCAAGACTAGGAATATAAATGACGAGGAACGATGATGGACCGCTTTTTAAttaggaattttaacgaaaaactcacggtactgtttattttaacgaaaaattatatttttatactaaaaaaatcaatcttggtactattcattttaccctttattttgtctttatcgttaaaactcaaagttttcaaacccttttcattaattttcctttttaactatctttgaaattgacatagtttttcattttaattcttaaaatttgaaatcgatagaagtggttcATAAGTTTATCTACAGTTAATTatatcgattttttttttgtgaaaaaaacttgttaaatgttgattaaaactaggcctggcaaacgagtcgtgtctgtcgtgttcgtgtcgttttcgtgtaacacctgttatcttaacgggtcgtgtcgtgtcacacctgttatcttaacaggtccttaacaggtcgggtcactttacccaacgggtaaaatgacccgacccgttatgacccgttatgacccgttaagaaaaatatatttttttcttaaatttgcacataccacacattagcacataaatattacttcaaaacattaaaacata includes:
- the LOC103441080 gene encoding probable carbohydrate esterase At4g34215, with amino-acid sequence MLLFVLVLSLVAQACSASPTTQQPNKKTDQHLKSIFILAGQSNMAGRGGVVNDTTTGIATWDGVVPPECRPNPSVFRLNVNLTWVKASEPLHADIDVEKTNGIGPGMAFANAVLANHSSTVGQIGLVPCAIGGTNITQWRRGSFLYNQMIRRAKASLQNGGSIRALLWYQGESDTASREDALSYKNRLVTFLGDVRLDLQSPDLPVIQVALASGYEATLIEIVREAQLGIDLLNVRTVDAKGLPLEPDGLHLTTPAQVELGKMLADAYLQFLPIAIRAELHGG